From the genome of Rhodothermales bacterium:
CATTGAGCAACTCAAGGCTCCCATTGCCTTCGACGAAAATCTGGCGCCCGAGCACCTGCGACCCCGGTGGGCGTACCGGCCGGCCGACGGGATACACCGGTTGCTCTACCGCGATCCACAGACGGGCGAGCGCGACAGCCTCATCTCGCGAGACGGTACCTACGTGGAGAACAAGAATGGGTCGCTGAGACTCAAGATGCTTCCGGACAGTCGCCTCCTCAATGAGAAGACCGGAGAGATACATCTGACAGGCGATCTGTACGAGCGGATCCACGATATGCCGCTGTCCAAGGGGCCCGGCGGCGAAATGCTTGAGAACATCGTGGAGTACCACACCGAGATCGACTTCCCGCGTCTAGTGGGTCATGGAAACGTGAACGCTCGCCTCTTCGACGACAGCATTCAGCTCTCCGGCACAACCGTTCGCTCGATTCCGATGAGCGACCTGCACGGCTTTGACGTCGAGCGAAACTTCAAGCTACAGCTGTTCCTGAAGGGCGAAATGGTCCAACTGAGCTTCGTAGGAGGGGGAAGCGCACTCGCCTGGAGAGACGCCCTGAGGAGGCTTCATCCCGATTCATAGGACCGTGGATAGCAATCCGGCTCGAAGGAACTCCTATATTCTGAGCGACTTGCCAACCCCACGGTTATTACATGCCTGTCTGGGAGTTCTCTTTCACGATCAAGCAGTTCGTCCTCGACTTCGCGGTAGTGAGTGTCCTTCTCATAGCTGCCACGATGGCCAGGAGCAGGATACCGCTTCTCCAGCGCTTTCTGATTCCCAGCAATCTGATAGCCGGCTTCCTCGGCCTGATCCTTGGTCCGGAACTGCTCAAGTGGATCGAATTCTCGCCTGAACGCATGGGCGTATACGTCTACCATCTGTTGGCGTTGACGTTTATCGGGGTCGGGTTGAAACGGACCGGAGGCCGCACGGTCGGGGCAATCCACATCGGGTTTATCAAGGTCCTCACGTTTGTCATTCAGGCACTGATCGGCTTGATCGTGGCGCTCTTTTTTCTATGGCTGA
Proteins encoded in this window:
- a CDS encoding 1-acyl-sn-glycerol-3-phosphate acyltransferase, with translation MWHPKLSGGAEALRKGPCFIYGNHSNRWDPFILNCFTPWSDPTGGVMTQEFFRKPFLNWALSRFDLHPTRKRMADPHLIRVLHRMVADGRKIVVYPEGGSRWTGRPEPWIRSTAKVFTRMGIPVYPVVTHGSYTSWPRWATHPRPGRVEVEILEPLTFTRDTPLDQAIEQLKAPIAFDENLAPEHLRPRWAYRPADGIHRLLYRDPQTGERDSLISRDGTYVENKNGSLRLKMLPDSRLLNEKTGEIHLTGDLYERIHDMPLSKGPGGEMLENIVEYHTEIDFPRLVGHGNVNARLFDDSIQLSGTTVRSIPMSDLHGFDVERNFKLQLFLKGEMVQLSFVGGGSALAWRDALRRLHPDS